A window from Pangasianodon hypophthalmus isolate fPanHyp1 chromosome 4, fPanHyp1.pri, whole genome shotgun sequence encodes these proteins:
- the si:ch73-71d17.2 gene encoding RPA-related protein RADX, with protein MAAMSGCSGDCALQRSLNKLLTAPSGSLRVKTQAEPLYFISLERYGRDPNFAVHFPDSISMSDSLYDATVTDGDCRVRVSLDPSLNALIDRNKLRCGSVLRNVVFSHSASDEAEGDSRTFHICSLEVDSSGGSDAALLSLSSVHVDSLPWVMAEEPSLVPLRARRSTYLPLWNNHDFSGETWRHTPPSEPGGEDSDEEDVVEDVQPVVSLAELRRRFLSGSLRRRGALCVRILHKSRLMYYGKAEQSCECPYKAELQVADGSMSVCVVLWNSVCVDWYRCLQPGQVLRLSRYRVKDSYSSRSGQNAEPNIEISLNSRNPTAKVAIIPKQQVLPEWGLPDLAHNFLSGHDLQSSPHGTICDVIGVVVFAGRQERIRSKDGRRSEFEEYRWLQLEDGTTDQRITIKLFSTSQPDIQSRIQPMALVVCTRLKLIKNTVGSATAFEYLSNTSFTQVYCTGTGSHPTMPYRGIRPVRQFLQWLKQVDEANMLDRAVIGGYFSYPPLPVSLQSFVENRQGEAGLISGGEMKLQCDRLHYRERQRFVVQCTITAACYHSRQDMRRMRNSDPLTAQLSPRVPRQREGSAPFKTPTKRKLLFTTGTSSSSSRKRLAPPFQQTSTEEDTENEFSLFEGAMEFLVGDDDDEEDDDEEFSTPPSSPMLSHLGMPHVALETLPWRFCYERRHVQAAAVGMQTNNFHKLLPQRELESFSPASCYTGYFTLTMRVLSDGVTLDVIFFPATPGNLHWKPLPLTHDNTWESVLSHGGFSSHAPPPSPADLIATAAQLTNRRLVCVLEACALGGDKVELILNRAFPLRS; from the exons ATGGCCGCTATGTCAGGCTGCTCTGGAGACTGTGCGCTTCAGAGAAGCTTAAACAAACTCCTGACGGCTCCGTCTGGGTCTCTCAGAGTCAAAACCCAAGCGGAGCcgctgtattttatttctcttgagCGCTACGGAAGAGACCCGAATTTCGCCGTCCATTTCCCGGACAGCATTTCTATGTCGGACAGTCTGTATGATGCTACTGTTACTGACGGAGACTGCAGAGTGAGAGTGTCTCTAGACCCCAGTCTGAACGCACTGATAGACAGAAATAAACTCCGCTGCGGCAGTGTGCTGAGAAATGTTGTGTTCAGTCATTCGGCTAGTGATGAAGCTGAAGGGGACAGCAGGACTTTTCACATCTGTAGCCTCGAGGTGGACAGTTCAGGCGGGAGCGACGCAGCTCTCCTCTCCCTGTCCTCTGTTCATGTGGACTCACTGCCGTGGGTGATGGCCGAGGAGCCGAGCCTCGTCCCGCTCAGAGCCCGCAGGAGCACTTACCTTCCCCTGTGGAATAACCACGACTTCAGCGGGGAAACATGGCGGCACACGCCTCCCTCTGAGCCTGGCGGAGAGGACTCTGACGAAGAGGATGTGGTGGAAG ATGTACAGCCGGTAGTGTCTCTAGCAGAGCTCCGTCGGCGCTTCCTGAGTGGCTCACTGCGTCGCAGAGGAGCTCTGTGCGTGCGGATTCTGCACAAATCCAGACTGATGTATTATGGGAAAGCAGAGCAGAGCTGCGAATGCCCATACAAG GCCGAGCTACAGGTCGCTGACGGctccatgagtgtgtgtgtggtgctgtggaACAGTGTTTGCGTAGACTGGTACCGTTGCCTGCAGCCTGGTCAGGTTTTAAGACTGAGTCGGTACAGAGTGAAGGACAGCTACAGCAGCCGCAGCGGACAAAATGCAGAACCGAATATTG AGATCAGTCTAAACTCCAGAAATCCTACTGCTAAAGTCGCCATCATTCCAAAGCAGCAAGTTTTACCTGAGTGGGGTTTACCAGACCTGGCACATAACTTCCTCAGCGG ACATGATCTACAGAGTTCTCCTCATGGCACCATCTGTGATGTTATCGGTGTGGTTGTTTTTGCGGGGCGACAAGAACGTATCAGGAGTAAGG atGGACGGAGGTCAGAATTTGAAGAGTACCGATGGCTCCAGTTGGAAGATGGGACCACAGATCAACGAATCACCATCAAGCTTTTTTCAACATCACAGCCAGACATCCAAAGCCGAATCCAACCGA TGGCACTGGTTGTCTGTACTAGGCTCAAGCTGATAAAGAATACAGTTGGCAGTGCTACAGCTTTTGAGTATCTGAGCAACACTTCATTTACCCAGGTGTACTGCACAG GCACCGGCTCCCACCCTACGATGCCATACAGAGGGATCCGTCCAGTTCGACAATTCCTGCAGTGGTTGAAACAAGTGGATGAGGCCAACATGCTGGACAGGGCTGTGATAGGAGGATACTTCAGTTATCCTCCCCTGCCTGTTTCTCTACAAAGCTTTGTGGAAAACCGACAAG GTGAGGCAGGTCTGATTAGTGGGGGAGAAATGAAGCTCCAGTGTGACAGGCTacattacagagagagacaacGCTTTGTTGTTCAGTGCACCATCACTGCAGCCTGCTACCACAGcagacag gATATGAGGAGGATGCGGAATTCAGACCCACTGACAGCTCAACTTAGTCCTAGAGTGCCAAGACAAAGAGAagg GTCTGCCCCATTTAAAACTCCAACAAAGAGGAAATTGCTCTTTACCACTGGCACTTCCAGCAGCAGCTCCAGGAAGAG GTTGGCACCACCTTTTCAACAGACATCAACAGAAGAGGATACAGAGAATG AGTTCTCTCTGTTTGAAGGCGCTATGGAATTTCTAGTTGGagacgatgatgatgaagaagatgatgatgaagaattCTCCACGCCACCCAGTAGCCCTATGCTGTCCCACCTTGGTATGCCTCATGTTGCCCTTGAGACATTACCGTGGCGCTTCTGTTATGAGCGACGACATGTCCAAGCAGCAGCTGTGGGAATGCAGACCAACAATTTCCACAAACTCCTCCCACAAAGAGAGCTGGAATCCTTTAGCCCTGCCAGTTGTTACACTGGTTACTTCACCTTAACAATGAGAG TTCTATCAGATGGAGTGACGCTGGATGTCATCTTCTTCCCTGCCACTCCTGGGAACTTGCATTGGAAGCCCCTCCCCCTGACACATGACAACACATGGGAGTCTGTCCTTTCACATGGTGGCTTCTCTTCACATGCTCCACCCCCAAGCCCAG CTGATTTGATTGCCACTGCAGCACAGCTGACGAATCGGaggctggtgtgtgtgctggaggcATGTGCGCTAGGTGGAGACAAAGTAGAGCTCATCCTAAACCGTGCTTTTCCTCTAAGGAGCTGA